From the Musa acuminata AAA Group cultivar baxijiao chromosome BXJ1-2, Cavendish_Baxijiao_AAA, whole genome shotgun sequence genome, one window contains:
- the LOC103975958 gene encoding E3 ubiquitin-protein ligase SINAT5, giving the protein MESDSIECVSSIDGIDEEATSLNHHSSKSHGGAAPPAGIVPSTSVHELLECPVCTNSMYPPIHQCQNGHTLCSTCKTRVHNRCPTCRQELGDIRCLALEKVAESLELPCKYYSLGCPEIFPYYSKLKHESQCNYRPYSCPYAGSECSVVGDIPSLVTHLRDDHKVDMHTGCTFNHRYVKSNPREVENATWMLTVFNCFGQYFCLHFEAFQLGMAPVYMAFLRFMGDENEARNFSYSLEVGVNGRKLIWEGTPRSIRDSHRKVRDSHDGLIIQRNMALFFSGGERKELKLRVTGRIWKEQQNNDAGVCMPNLCS; this is encoded by the exons ATGGAGTCGGATAGCATCGAATGCGTGTCGTCGATCGACGGGATAGATGAGGAGGCGACCTCCCTTAACCACCACTCCTCGAAGTCCCACGGAGGCGCTGCGCCTCCCGCCGGGATCGTCCCCTCCACCAGCGTCCATGAGCTGCTCGAGTGCCCCGTCTGCACCAACTCTATGTACCCCCCAATTCATCAG TGCCAAAATGGGCATACACTCTGTTCAACATGCAAAACAAGGGTGCACAACCGATGCCCTACATGTCGACAAGAGCTTGGAGATATCAGGTGTCTAGCACTGGAAAAGGTGGCCGAATCGCTTGAGCTTCCCTGCAAATATTACTCACTTGGATGCCCTGAAATCTTTCCATACTACAGCAAATTGAAGCATGAATCTCAGTGCAACTATAGACCATATAGTTGCCCATATGCTGGATCTGAATGCTCGGTCGTGGGTGATATTCCTTCCCTGGTTACACATTTAAGAGATGACCACAAAGTTGACATGCACACTGGCTGCACGTTCAATCATCGATATGTTAAATCCAATCCACGAGAAGTTGAAAACGCCACATGGATGCTCACT GTCTTTAACTGCTTTGGGCAGTACTTCTGCTTGCACTTTGAGGCCTTCCAGCTAGGGATGGCTCCTGTGTACATGGCATTTCTGCGCTTCATGGGTGATGAGAATGAAGCCAGAAATTTCAGCTACAGTCTTGAAGTTGGGGTCAATGGAAGGAAGCTAATATGGGAAGGTACACCTCGGAGCATCCGTGACAGTCATCGCAAAGTCCGTGACAGTCATGATGGGCTCATCATACAGAGAAACATGGCACTCTTCTTCTCTGGTGGAGAGAGGAAAGAGCTGAAGCTGAGGGTCACTGGTCGGATATGGAAGGAGCAGCAGAACAATGATGCTGGAGTTTGCATGCCCAATCTCTGTAGCTGA
- the LOC103975959 gene encoding peroxynitrite isomerase Rv2717c has protein sequence MEGGSVGSAPAPPPLHPAIAPLSYLLGRWRGQGEGGFPTINSFAYGEELIFSHSGKPVIAYSQKTWKLASGEPMHAESGYWRPKPDGSIEVVIAQSTGLAEVQKGTYDAENRIVTLQSELVGNASKVKEITRVFKVVNGELSYVVQMATVITSLQPHLKALLKKV, from the exons ATGGAAGGGGGAAGCGTTGGGTCCGCTcctgcgccgccgccgctgcaCCCTGCGATAGCCCCTCTTTCGTATCTTCTGGGCAGGTGGAGAGGGCAAGGCGAGGGCGGATTTCCCACCATCAATTCCTTCGCCTACGGCGAGGAACTCATCTTCTCCCATTCCGGAAAG CCTGTGATAGCGTATAGCCAGAAGACATGGAAGCTGGCGTCGGGCGAGCCCATGCACGCGGAGAGCGGCTACTGGCGCCCCAAGCCCGACGGCTCCATCGAAGTCGTCATCGCTCAAAGCACCGGCCTTGCCGAAGTTCAG AAGGGTACTTATGATGCCGAAAATAGGATTGTGACACTTCAAAGTGAACTTGTCGGGAATGCATCAAAG GTGAAGGAGATAACAAGGGTTTTCAAGGTGGTTAATGGTGAGCTTTCATATGTTGTTCAGATGGCCACAGTGATCACTAGTCTTCAGCCACATTTAAAAGCCTTGCTCAAGAAGGTCTGA
- the LOC135601819 gene encoding uncharacterized protein LOC135601819 — protein MASKLHQLRSKAVQASEFVAKHGCAYYKELLEKNKQHIVQPPTVEKCQELSKQLFYTRLASIPGRYESFWKELDGVKHIWRNREDLKIEDAGIAALFGLELYAWFCVGEIVGRGFTFTGYYV, from the exons ATGGCATCGAAACTGCATCAGCTTCGATCTAAGGCTGTCCAAGCCTCGGAGTTTGTGGCTAAGCACGGATGCGCATACTATAAGGAGCTTTTGGAGAAGAACAAGCAGCATATTGTTCAACCACCAACCGTCGAGAAGTGCCAAGAGCTCTCAAAACAGCTCTTTTACACACGGCTTGCAAG CATCCCTGGTCGTTATGAATCATTTTGGAAGGAGCTTGATGGTGTGAAGCACATATGGAGAAACAGAGAGGATCTCAAAATTGAGGATGCTGGCATTGCAGCATTATTTGGGCTCGAGTTGTATGCATGGTTCTGTGTTGGTGAGATAGTTGGAAGAGGATTCACTTTCACTGGCTACTATGTCTGA